One Vanessa cardui chromosome 14, ilVanCard2.1, whole genome shotgun sequence DNA segment encodes these proteins:
- the LOC124535131 gene encoding translation initiation factor eIF-2B subunit alpha, with product MKKEEVQDIFLKILREEEDVSAGVAAIKTLLTVIENYKVATVRELDLNLQLAVDAMRHCDQPVTAISSGCQLFMRFITFAKLDVKSFEECEQIMLQRGRIFLDTLLEARGKVAKQALPFISDGCKILTHSRSRVVLQAMLEAAKANKRFQVFVTMSCPDNSGERMHKELVAAGIEATLILDSAVGYIMEQMDIVMLGAEGVTESGGIINKIGTYCLAMSALELKKPVYVLTESFKFSRIYPLNQRDVPNEFKYLSSVLNSGDLSKQHPLVDYTPPAYITLLFTDLGILTPSAVSDELIKLYL from the exons ATGAAGAAAGAAG AAGTACAAGATATTTTCCTTAAGATTCTAAGAGAAGAAGAAGATGTTTCTGCAGGAGTAGCAGCCATTAAAACCTTATTGACTGTGATAGAAAACTATAAAG TGGCAACAGTTCGTGAACTGGATCTCAACTTACAGTTGGCTGTTGATGCCATGCGCCACTGTGACCAGCCTGTAACTGCCATATCATCAGGCTGTCAACTGTTCATGCGATTCATTACCTTCGCTAAACTAGATGTTAAG TCATTTGAAGAATGTGAACAAATAATGCTGCAGCGCGGCCGTATATTCTTAGACACACTATTAGAAGCCCGAGGAAAAGTTGCTAAACAAGCATTACCATTTATAAGTGATGGTTgt AAAATTCTCACACATTCTCGATCACGAGTTGTACTTCAAGCCATGTTAGAAGCAGCAAAAGCCAATAAAAGATTTCAAGTTTTCGTGACGATGTCATGTCCGGATAACAGCGg CGAACGAATGCATAAAGAGCTAGTAGCGGCAGGAATAGAGGCCACACTTATCCTGGACTCAGCGGTCGGCTACATCATGGAGCAAATGGACATTGTCATGCTGGGGGCTGAGGGGGTCACCGAGAGCGGAGGGATTATTAATAAG ATCGGCACATACTGTCTGGCTATGTCAGCGCTAGAATTGAAGAAACCTGTATACGTTCTGACTGAGAGTTTCAAATTCTCAAGGATATATCCCCTGAATCAGCGTGACGTGCCAAATGAGTTCAAATATTTATCAAGCGTGCTCAACTCTGGCGACCTGTCGAAACAGCATCCCCTGGTCGACTACACCCCGCCCGCATACATCACTTTACTGTTTACTGACCTGGGCATATTGACGCCGTCCGCTGTCAGCGACGAACTCatcaaattgtatttgtaa
- the LOC124535260 gene encoding tyrosine-protein kinase Fer isoform X4 — MDPFAMYITNADILPPVAFPRRKKRLKQIQLELEKDVSVSETERSLVDQEWFHGVLPREEVVRLLRADGDYLVRETTRNHARQLVLSVCWGQHKHFIVQTTPEGHYRFEGAAFPSVGELIAWQRASGVPVTARSGALLRRAVPRETWELNNDHVQLLDKIGRGNFGDVYKARLKTTGQEVAVKTCRVALPEDQKRTFLQEGRILKQYQHPNIVRLIGIAVQKQPIMIVMELVPGGSLLTFLRTRASNLSSRTLLAMCRDAAGGMRYLESKNCIHRDLAARNCLVGDDNIVKISDFGMSREEEEYIVSGGMKQIPIKWTAPEALNFGKYTSLCDVWSYGVLMWEIFSKGDTPYAGMSNSRAREKIDNGYRMPAPEGCAEDVYALMLRCWEYEPDKRPHFHQIYTIIDNIYNR, encoded by the exons ATGGATCCGTTCGCTATGTATATAACGAATGCAGATATATTGCCGCCTGTCGCGTTCCCTCGTCGGAAGAAGAGGTTGAAACAAATTCAACTGGAACTTGAGAAAGAT GTTAGCGTGAGTGAGACAGAGCGATCATTAGTGGATCAAGAATGGTTCCACGGTGTACTGCCTCGGGAGGAAGTGGTGCGTTTGTTGAGAGCTGATGGGGATTACTTAGTCAGAGAAACGACCAGAAATCACGCGAGGCAACTAGTATTGTCGGTATGTTGGGGACAACATAAACACTTCATCGTGCAGACCACGCCGGAG GGCCACTACCGGTTCGAAGGCGCGGCGTTCCCGTCGGTGGGCGAGCTGATCGCGTGGCAGCGCGCGAGCGGCGTGCCCGTTACGGCGCGCTCGGGGGCGCTGCTGCGGCGCGCCGTGCCGCGCGAGACCTGGGAGCTCAACAACGACCACGTGCAGTTGCTCGACAAGATCGGACGG GGTAATTTTGGTGACGTGTACAAGGCCCGGCTGAAGACTACGGGTCAGGAGGTGGCCGTGAAGACGTGTCGGGTGGCGCTCCCGGAGGACCAGAAGCGCACCTTCCTGCAGGAGGGTCGCATTCTAAAGCAATATCAGCACCCTAACATTGTGAGACTCATCGGTATCGCGGTACAGAAGCAACCCATTATGATCGTCATGGAACTTGTACCCG GTGGTTCCCTATTAACGTTCCTGCGGACGAGGGCATCGAATCTCAGTTCCCGGACGCTGCTAGCGATGTGCAGAGACGCAGCGGGCGGCATGCGGTACCTGGAGTCGAAGAACTGCATCCACCGCGACCTGGCCGCCAGGAACTGCCTCGTGGGAGATGATAACATCGTCAAGATATCGGACTTCGGCATGTCGAGGGAGGAGGAGGAATACATAGTGTCGGGCGGCATGAAGCAGATACCTATCAAATGGACGGCTCCGGAGGCTTTGAATTTCG GCAAGTACACGTCGCTGTGTGATGTGTGGAGCTACGGCGTGCTCATGTGGGAGATCTTCTCCAAAGGGGACACGCCCTACGCCGGCATGAGCAACTCGCGCGCGCGGGAGAAGATCGACAACG GGTACCGCATGCCAGCTCCTGAGGGCTGCGCGGAAGACGTGTATGCGCTGATGCTGCGTTGCTGGGAGTACGAGCCAGACAAGAGACCGCATTTCCACCAGATATACACGATCATAGACAACATTTACAATAGGTAA